Below is a genomic region from Thermochromatium tepidum ATCC 43061.
GGCCGATCCTGGGGCAGTCCTGGAATGACCTCCGGGGCCGGATAAGGCGGCCTCCCGTTCAGCGCGCGACTCCAGGCGCGCCAGAAGGCACGGAAGACGCGATAGGGCTGACCACCCGCGTTGAGGATCTCCCAGGGCTCAAAGAGCAGATTGGACTTGTGACTCTCGCAGTGCAGACCGGCGGCGCGCAGCCTCTGCTTGATCTCTGCATCGCGCGCGCGTGTGGCCGGATCATAGAGACGATTCCAATGGATCGCCCGCGCGCCGGTCTCGGCGACGAGACGACGTAGCGCCTCGAGACTCGGTCCACGTAGGATCCAGAGCCGATTACCGCAGTTGCGCAGCGACTCATCGAGTGCCGCCAGACTCCAGTGCAGCCACCAGCGGCTGGCGGCGCCCGGCTCCCAGGGGGCCTCTTCCTCAGGCGCATGGATATAGACCGGAATGATCGCCCCCCCATCGCGTAACGCGGCAACGAGCGCGGGATTGTCATCCAGACGCAGATCACGTCTGAACCAGAGAATGGTCGGGTGAGTCCCGGATGCTTGGGTGTGCTTCAGGGGGCTGATCGATGTCATCCAAAAAATGCACGTATCAGAGTTGCATCCTTTCGCAAGGATGGCTACTATTAGGCCCTCTATTGCGGGGTGGAGCAGTCAGGCAGCTCGTCGGGCTCATAACCCGAAGGTCGTAGGTTCAAATCCTGCCCCCGCTACCAAACCCAACAAGGCTTAGAGGCATTCCTCTAAGCCTTTTTATTTGTGCCCCGCGATGAGCCGAACCGACGACATCCTGCGCCAGGCTGCCTCGGTGCTTGCCACCCTACCGGAATCGAACCCCCGACTGGAGGCCGAATTGTTGCTCACCGCGGCGACCGGCTGGACACGCACCGCGCTACTCGCCTGGCCCGAGCGCATACTCGATCCTGCCGCCGCCGAACGCTTCGCGGCCCTGCTCGCACGCCGACTCACCGGCGAGCCGATCGCCTATATTCTCGGACGCCAGACATTCTGGACCCTGGAGCTCAGGGTCACGCCAGACACCCTCATTCCTCGCCCAGAGACCGAACTCCTGATCGAGATCGCGCTCGATCGACTCGCCGCCCAACGTCCGGTGCAGGTGGCAGACCTCGGCACCGGCAGCGGCGCCATCGCCGCTGCGCTGGCGAGCGAGCGACCGGACTGGCGGCTGATCGCCACCGACCGCTCGGCCCAGGCGCTGGCGGTCGCCCGGGACAATTTCCGTCTCCTGGGTCTGGAGCAGATCCGCTGTCTGCAGATGGACTGGCTAAGGGCCCTGGCGTCCGACACCCTAGACGCCATCCTCAGCAACCCGCCCTACATCGCCGAGCAGGATCCCCATCTCGGGCGGGGCGACCTGCGTTTCGAGCCGCGCTTAGCGCTCACCCCAGGCGGCGATGGGCTGGACGCCATCCGCGCCATCGCCGCCGACGCCGGACGCTGTCTCCACCCCGGCGGACTGCTC
It encodes:
- the prmC gene encoding peptide chain release factor N(5)-glutamine methyltransferase; the encoded protein is MSRTDDILRQAASVLATLPESNPRLEAELLLTAATGWTRTALLAWPERILDPAAAERFAALLARRLTGEPIAYILGRQTFWTLELRVTPDTLIPRPETELLIEIALDRLAAQRPVQVADLGTGSGAIAAALASERPDWRLIATDRSAQALAVARDNFRLLGLEQIRCLQMDWLRALASDTLDAILSNPPYIAEQDPHLGRGDLRFEPRLALTPGGDGLDAIRAIAADAGRCLHPGGLLAVEHGFDQAERVRRILAQSGLRAIETHRDLAGLERVTLGYR